In Anas platyrhynchos isolate ZD024472 breed Pekin duck chromosome 15, IASCAAS_PekinDuck_T2T, whole genome shotgun sequence, the DNA window GTTTTGTGCATTCTGTCAACAGTATGGCTGGGTTTAAGTTAACGTACATGCAGTGACTTCATTTTATAGAACTCACGTATATGATGTATCACATGTGATACCTTACAAAGAATTGTAATCATGATGACAATTACATTACCATTTCTTTACCTGAATTTTtaggtgttttttctttgcaaaacccCTAAGCTGGAGAGTAAAATCATGTAGTTACAGCTCCAGAATTCACTATTGCTATATTTTCCATTAATAGATTTTTATGGACTCCCTCAAGATTTAAATACAAGCAAATTCCAAAAAGGTAGTGtgtttttggtgtgtgttttttttttttttttttttttgagaaggatAATGCTTCCAGATAAAATTGATGAGGGTCTCAAGGGTGGCAGATCTATCATCTGTttctggatttaaaaaatacaaaaaaagacaaataatttgCTCTTCAGTATTGGGTAAACAACTGTTAAATAGCTGAAGAATACAAAGTGGTGAAGTGAACTGTTTCTCCAGACACAGTAACCAAAGTAGGGTTGACTGCACCCTGCAAACAAATACCTTTGTTTCTGTTACCTACTTATTCCTGCACGATGCCATACAATCGGGCATAATCAGAAGTGAGAAGTACCTGCTGCAATGATGACATCTGGCTGCAGATCCAACAGTTGTTTTTCTGTAACTGAGCCCCAGTCAAGCTCTGCAACAATTAGTTTTGGCTGTTGGTAGTTCTTCccttctgcctcctgcccttCAGATTTTGGTTGGATAAGATCAGTAGTTCCAGGCTGCACGGCAAAGCCATTCAAACGGATGTTTTCCACCAGCTGTTTGAGAACACAATGGTGGTAGTCACTAAATATATATGCCTTGGGGTTGCAAGTTTTGCAGATTGCCAGTCCAGTGAAGCCAATCCCACTTCCTAATTCCAAGACTGTCCTGAAGGTTAATGGAGTAAAGTAAGTATTGATTAGGACACTATGAGTTATGACATCAAAACGTTCAAATTATATCTAATGGTAAAAATCAACTacaaattatttcagtattttttgaGTAAGACATCTATAATCTTGAccagatattttaaataaagatggTAAACAAGATGCAGTTATAAGCGTAAAAATGCATCACTTCAAGTACTTCTCCTGCTTTTCCATGTGGTACAAAGTACTTCCATCACTGGAGCAAGACACATTTCATGTGTTGTTCCTTGACTTTTACAGCATAGTTGTCTCCACTTAAACTGATTTTACAGTTCTTCTCTTAGTGGAGAGAGACAAATGATTCTGGAGCACAGTTCCTTTCTTGTGAGGTGGATACTTTAAACTAGCTTAGCTGAACCTTTCCCCAAAAGTGCTTGTTCATCTCCACTGATTATGAATAAAGTCAAGGTGATGAGATTAGCTGTGCACATCTGCACTACAAAAACTTGAAGTTAgatgggatgaatcccatccaaGAGGGAAGTGCACTAATTAAAGTTAGCTACCTTGCTGCCTAGCCAGTAAAATTCAACAGCAAACATACAGAGCAGGCCAGACTATCTGGTGTAATGGTTTTCATCTTGAAGCCCATCTTAAACTATGAAGTCATCTCATGAATTAAAGTTCAActtgcagaacagaaaaaagcaACAGCCGGTAGCCCAACTCAAATAGTTTATCTATTTTGGGGGTAAATATTGTGCATTATAAAATTATAGTTGTGCATATAACTCACTTATGCTATGAATGAAAATACCTTGGCTTCTTTCCCCATCTTTCTGTCTGTGGTGCTGTTTTTACCTGTTACTGAAAACTGTGGAGTTCTCCATTGCCCATTCAGCAAGATGAAGAGCAGCATCCCACGTGACGAGCCCTGTGGTTCCTTGAGAGATAATGGCCTCGCTCTCAGAAAGAGTAACGGATTCTCCAGTAGGCTGGAGGACatgcagaggaggagaaagatggATCAGCACAGACAACTGATTTTGCAGTTAACAGTCAATATTActgcctagaaaaaaaaaaagtcagaagcACTCTGGGTTTCTGGATGTGACATTTAAAGCCACTTGTTGTTTAGTTTAGATGATTAAAAGTGATTTATAACAAAGCAGTACATTAGTTTTTACCAGTAAGTAGTTTCTGTAACAGCGAGTagattctttttcatttaaaatatctgcTAGTGTGTTGTACAACTCATCCAGGGGTTCAGCTGTTGTGGATTCGTGCTGTGTGGAAGAGAAAAGGACAGCTTCAGTTATCAAATTGTTAGTCATGGAACAGAGAACACATATGTTAAATACCACTTTAATACACTGTTGGCTGTAACGTTTTACACTAAATGCTGTTTTCTATTATTAAGAATAATTCAGCTTGGCCCACAATGGTGTATTTTCAAGAAGACCCATCCCAAGATGAACCAAAGAGTTACAAGCAACATGGAAAGTAAGCGTTACCTTTTTGATGAGTTCAGTTAGGAAGCATCTTCTGTACTTGATGGAAGGGGGATACTTTACACACAGAGGGTGGAGAACGGtctaaaatgataaaaaaacaaTTGCAGTTGAAACCCATTACCAAGTGAAGATCTTAGGGAGGGCACAAAATGCACAGTGATTTGAGTCTGAAGCTAAAAGAATTGATGCTgagccagaaaaataaatttagtgATTTCTAGTCAGTTTGTTAGGTTTCAGATCTGTGgcaacaaatgtatttttcacttttcaagaaataaatagcaaaactgAGTGAAAAGAGTCTGACTAGCTCTCCTCCTTTTGCCTTGCTGCCTCATTTGTGATTTCCTGTCAGCATGCAGACAGAACATGGTAAGGCTTTTGGGATTCCCCGGGTGGCTTGGCTCACCTGCTGCTTTCTTAACATCCAGGGCACAGGGATGTGAAATCAGCTTGGCAGGTTTGCTCCTGGCATTAGGGGCATCTCCACCCAGGTGCACTGAGCTTTGATTTTGATGCTAATAAAGAACAGCTAAGtaacaggaaggaaaggaagagatcTGTCCTGCTGGGTCTGAAGTAAGGCTGGCAAAAGTGTTACTGAAGAGTCAGCCAAAGAAACTCTCTAAGACTCAGCTTGGAGCTTTAGCAAGGAGGCATTCCTTAATTGCAGAGATGGATGGGCAGGGGATCAATCCACTTAGTGTGCATGCCAAATTGTTCAAGCTGTGGGGGTTATATACaattaaaatatacatgtaaatgtatacatatgtatatttcatatatatatgagtATAGATATCATATATCTGTAGTCATAGTTAATGCACTCATGCCATTTCCTGGAACTCATTAGAACACATGAGTGTTTCTGACACGTGCACATTTGTTTTCACTCGGGGTCTTTCGGGAGTCTCTGGTGGTCCTTGAAAGTCTTCCTTACTGTGTTGGACCCAGTTTGTGGGGCCTTTATCTCCTTCTTCACCTTCCTGCCTCAGCCCAGGCCCGCACGCACCCAGGGGCAGGCTGAGGCGAGCTCCTCACCCACCTCCTGGCGCACCCCCTGGGCCCTCTCGCCTGGCTTGGAGACACGAGGCGGTGCTTTCTCACAGATGAGGCTGGCTGGATAACGAGAGCTTGTTATATCTGAGCTTATTCTACATAACTGCACGCGGTGAGGATTGCCCTGTGCTGCTAAGGCacctcagccccacagcaggcTCCCTGTCCAGCGATAACCACGATAGTCGCGACAGGCCGGCCCTCACCTGGTGCAGGATATCGGCCAGCAGGGAGGAACCCGGGGCGCTCCTCAGCCTCTGCTcgagctcctgcagcacagggaaacCGAACCTCAGCCGGGCCGGGCCCTCCCCGCTCCTCACAGCCCCCCGCGCCCTCACCTCACCGGCCAGGGGAAGCCTCGCAGCTGCCGGGCCGCCAAGAAGCGCCGCTGGAAGcagagccccagctcctgccccagctcctgctcctgctccgcCATGGCCCGGGGAGCGCTGTCCGTGAAGCAGCCGCGCGCAGGGGAAGCAGCGAGGAGGAGCCGCGGCGCCGCCAGAGCGGGGCTCGAACCCGCGGCCCTGCCGTTCCCAGCCCGGCGCTGCCCCCGCTGCGCCACCCGaggccccccccgccccgcccggtgACGGCAGCGCCGCGCGGCCCCGGGGCCGTCATCGCCGAGCGCCGTCGCCAAGGACACGGCGCCCGCCGGgaccgggagcggggccggggcctcGCCATGGGCGGCTTCAGCGCGGACGAGCGGCtgcggctgcagcagctccgcgtCCTGCGGCGGCGCTGGCTGCGGGACCAGGAGCTGAGCGAGCGGGAGCCCGTCCTGCCGCGGCGGCAGCCGGGGCCCGTGGCCGCCTTCTGGGAGCGCTTCCTGCAGCCCGGCGGCCTCTGGAGGCAgcgggtgaggggggggggggcggccccgggccctGAGCCCTGAGCCCTGAGCCCTGAGCCAGGCCCCGAGCTGGGCCCTGGGCCCCGGCTCTGACCCGCTCCGTGCCCCGCAGGTGTTCCGGGCCTACCAGGCCGGCGGCTTCCTCGTGGCGCAGGTGCTGATCCCCGCCTGGCTCGTCCACTACTACGTGAAGTACCATGTCATGGTGCGTGCCCGGCTCCCCTCAGCTTCGCGTGGTTCCCCAACCGGGGTACCGGGCCTTGCGCCCAGCGTGGTTTGTGTTTCAGGAGGGCTGGGTGCTTTTCAGGGCTTTGATGTTTCTGCTGGGTGatgttcctttttctctctccgcTTTCGTGCTTTCAGAGGGCGCCGTACGGAATCGTCTCGTCCAACCCGGCAATATTCCCGGTAAGCCCGCGGAGTGCTTGGGTCAGCCTCCGGCTCTGTGAGTagaggcaggggaaggaaggcGTGAGGAGAAGCACAGGTTTgtgcagcagctgcaaagagGATTTCTAGAAGGATGCACACGAGGCAGCTTGTCCTGAAGCAGCACTGCACTACATTCATGGTATTTTCGTACAGTTTTTGTCTCATTCTCAGAGCAGACAGCTCCTGTTTCATCGGCATTTCCCTTCTGTAACTGCAGACTTTCAAGTAGCTGGCTGGCAGCACTGCCCATCCTGGGCAGGAAACACAAACGTCCCCTGATGTTGTCTGCACCCAGAGCACGCAGACCCCGCAGGGCTCACCGCAGCCCGAAGCTTTCCTCTTCAGTTCTTGGTTTGCCCAGTGTCTGTCGGGTGGTTTGGTCTTTAGTGGTTCTTGGactgctctgagctgctgctcgTTGACCAGCGCAGCAAGTTGGTGGGCAAATATTCTCATACCAGTTTGGCTCTGCCATTTCTGcttcatctaaaaaaaataattttgaaagttCCGCCCCTATCAATCACATAGCAACGTGCGGTCAAGCTGTGGGTCTCTGACATCAGCCCAACCACTCGAGTAAGGTCAGTTCAGAAGGCCACAGCAGTGCCCGAAGCTTTGAGAAACAAAAGTCAGGCATTGGATTGGTTTATTTGAGGGATTACGCAGTTCTTCGTGTGCCACAGAGACTGCTTGGGAGACTCACTAAGGGTGGTGCTATGTTGAAGGTGGTTATGCAGTGCTATAAATCTGgtgcaaattttaaaaacaacgTTCTCTTTAAATGCTTGTCCATATTTCCGTGGCATGAAGAGAAAGGGGTAAAGCAAGTACAGATTTCAGATAACTTGGCTATGATGTTTTACCAGCACCCTGGGACATGCTGAGTGAATGAGAGTGTTCTGGGTAAGCTGaagtaagatttttttgtcTGGAAGTGGGGACAGTCACAGCTTAAGTGAAAGACTGAACTGTGTAAAGGAATAGATTGGTTGTAAGAGAAAATGCTCACCATGCTCTCTCATCCCATCAGGGGGACAGAATTTTAGAGACGGGAGAAGTTATTCCACCCCTGAAAGACGAATCTGCTGGGCACCACTGATGGCTGAAAACCGATTTCCTCTGTGAGCAAACAAGGCGAGAACTGCAGCCAGCTGCTCATTCACTTATAAAAAAGTCTTTATCCTGCGTTGCCTCGTCTTTTCTGTTGTTAACTTCCTCCGTAGTCCAACCAATTCCAGTTGCTACTTGTGTGGgagtttattttgctttccgTGAGTTTTATTGCTAAGCCCTTGTGATTTCCTCCCAACCTCCTTTTTTTACTGATGCGCTCTGATGGTAGGACAACGGGGCCTCGCAGTAACAGCAGAGGTGCTGTAGGTTTCTGTGTAATGGTCTGCTCAAAGGCAGGGTGCCTTGGCAAGCTCCTGCGCACCCTCACACGACAGCTGTCCTCTTCCAGGCAGCCTAGCAATCCCTTGGCTACCAACAGAGACTAAAAGTTAAGCTTCCACCTGCGTGGCTTCCCCCATCCCAGCCAGCAGAGGGTAGCAGAAGTGGCACCTGGTGCCCCACTGGTCTCCTCTATCCCAGCCTGTGAATCAGCACGATGAGAATGTGGTCTGCCCCAAACTGCCTCCTCCTGAGCAAAGAATccagctggggagcagagcagagattcGTGAGCCCTCCCAAAAGGTCCGCCTGTTTGTTTTAAGGGAAGTAGGGAGGTGAGGTTTGGAAGCGCTGAGTCAAAATTCTTCATTCTTACTAAATTCTTTATTCAAAATTCTTTATCCTTTAGCACTTATCTCTGACTTCAGCCTTTCCTGACTCAGAGTCGTCTTGCTCTCACTGTCCCCTCACCCCCGTGGCACTTTGCACTGGGGAATACTGCCCTCTACTCTAGTGCCGAACCCACAAGTATTTTGGTGGCTCATTTGGGGCTAGAAATGACTAAAACAGCAATTTGAAGTGCAACTGGAGGCCCCGAAGGCGAGGGGCTGGGACAGGAGCACCATGACCTGATGGAACCACCGATGCTTGTGATGTCACGGCTGTGGGcaggagcccccggggggctgccAGAGCCCCGTAACCCCCCGGTAGGGACGGCACCTGCACGAGCACGCTGCTCCTCGCACCGGCAGAGCCATGGCCAACGCGGGGGTGAAAACCCTCCTGCAGTCGAAGGAGCTCCTGGAGGCCATGGAGCCCCCGCTGGGCAGCCAGGCACAGCCCCCCgtctcctgtcctctgctgggcCCGGGGGCCCCCCAGGCCCTCGCCAGGCACGCGGCCATCTCCTCCCCGGGGTAAAAGGCAGCTCAGGGTGGGACAGCGTGGGGACGGGGACTGGGGAGtggctgggggggcactggggtgaGGGAAGGTGGCGAGGGGTGGCAGGACCCCCTCAGGTCACTGTGGGGAGGCTTGGGGGAGGAATGCCGGGGAGCTAGAGGGTCACCAGCATGGCTGTGGGGTCagcgggggctgctgggggcactgggaaaaTAGAGGGttaagggggagatttgggaggtAACGGGGTGATGAAGGGTTATCGGGGGCAATAGGGGCCAGTGGGGGTCATGGAGGGGTTGGGAGGGTCTCGGGGGGTTCCTGACCATGCTCAGGGGGGTCGCTGCCCCACGTGTCAGTCCCCCCATCGCAGAGTTCCGCAGGAACAGCACTCCCCAAAACTGCTACAACCTGAAGAGAACCTTTGCCTGCAccaacctgctgctgctcagcctggccAGCCCTGACAGCCCCACAGATAAAGAGGCTTCCCTCGGCCCCCACCTGCACACATCGTGCTCCCAGGATAAATCTGAGCCCACCGCCCCCGTGGTGAGTGCCCTCTGGGAACGCCCAAAACACCCCTGGGAGCTCCCTGGTGCCCCTGCCACATGAGTGAGGGACCAGTTGGCGTGCCCCACATCTCCGAGGTCTCTCTGCATGCTTCTGCGGTGCTTATGGGGGACTGGGGACCCTGACGTCTCCTGGGGACATCCCCATACCTGTGAGGATGCCTGGAACCCCCAGGGCTCCCAGATCTCCCCCAGGGAAACCCTGACACCTCTCCCCTCTAGTGAGAGATCCCACAGGGAATTCACAGCACCCCAAGTCCCATGGATGTCAGAGCTCCAGCACCCCTAGGGGACATCACAGGCACCCGTGATCCCCTGTGTACATAGGAGGGGCCCAGGTGGCGGTTCTAGGTCACAGACTCTGTCCCAAGTCTCAGGAACGGGTGCGTTGGCCCAACGGGCACATGTAGGGCTGGTACATGGGCTCCGGGATGACCACAGGGAGGGAGCAGACACCTCTCCATAGACCAGGGAGGGATGTGACTGTCACCACCCTACCAACAAAGACTTTGCGTGACACGGAGCATGTTCTGGCATGGTCATGGCAGGAGAACTGATCGTCAGCACCTCGCCTGTCCTGCTGAAGAAGGCAGAACGTGGGACGTGGTGAGCGGGACTAACCACCCACTGCAAGACACCGTAGTGCTAACAGCGTGTTGTGTCCGTGCAATGAAGGTTCCTCTCTACAAACACAGTGTGGCTCTTCCCTTGGGGACCTTGGGGTTTGTTTGGACCTCTCAGAAAAATCCTTCTGAGTCTTGTATCCCTCAATGTGGGTGATGTGTTACCTTGACAATGAAATCAAAGTGATTCTGGGTTTGCACAATACCTTAAACATCCTGTGTTACACACAAAACCCCATATACACGTGTATGCGCATGAGTACATCTACTCCATGCCAGTTTTTTGAGATGCCTACGTGGTAAAAAAGTATTAGATCATCTCTGGTCAGTGATAggcatatgtatataaaatgtatttttagttgTTACGTATTCTTTGCACCCTTTTTGTTGCACAAAGCCTTCCACTACAACAGTTCAAGGACACATAGAGGAGATATCCCATATAGGTGATAGATCGTGTGCTCTGGGCCATGACTTCCCAATCAACCCTTTGGAGATCCATCAGGACCTGCTTGTTCCTCAGGGTGAGGCCAGGTACCAGGACAGCGTGGAAAATAGCTGCTTGCCAGTCTCAAACTAGGGTAAAACAGGAGGTAAGGACGGAGTCATTAAAAGGTTGATGTTTTGGGAGACAAGGACTGGAAGATCTTCAGCTGGTTGGCCACCCCAGCCTTCCTCTCT includes these proteins:
- the EEF2KMT gene encoding protein-lysine N-methyltransferase EEF2KMT isoform X2, whose translation is MAEQEQELGQELGLCFQRRFLAARQLRGFPWPELEQRLRSAPGSSLLADILHQTVLHPLCVKYPPSIKYRRCFLTELIKKHESTTAEPLDELYNTLADILNEKESTRCYRNYLLPTGESVTLSESEAIISQGTTGLVTWDAALHLAEWAMENSTVFSNRTVLELGSGIGFTGLAICKTCNPKAYIFSDYHHCVLKQLVENIRLNGFAVQPGTTDLIQPKSEGQEAEGKNYQQPKLIVAELDWGSVTEKQLLDLQPDVIIAADVVYDPEITASLIGMLQKLSTFRADGKPPEVYIAFTIRNPDTYHLFQAELDKVGIGWQIIPAHSTSIFLYDTQSNVTILQLFI
- the EEF2KMT gene encoding protein-lysine N-methyltransferase EEF2KMT isoform X1; the encoded protein is MTAPGPRGAAVTGRGGGGLGWRSGGSAGLGTAGPRVRAPLWRRRGSSSLLPLRAAASRTALPGPWRSRSRSWGRSWGSASSGASWRPGSCEASPGRFGFPVLQELEQRLRSAPGSSLLADILHQTVLHPLCVKYPPSIKYRRCFLTELIKKHESTTAEPLDELYNTLADILNEKESTRCYRNYLLPTGESVTLSESEAIISQGTTGLVTWDAALHLAEWAMENSTVFSNRTVLELGSGIGFTGLAICKTCNPKAYIFSDYHHCVLKQLVENIRLNGFAVQPGTTDLIQPKSEGQEAEGKNYQQPKLIVAELDWGSVTEKQLLDLQPDVIIAADVVYDPEITASLIGMLQKLSTFRADGKPPEVYIAFTIRNPDTYHLFQAELDKVGIGWQIIPAHSTSIFLYDTQSNVTILQLFI
- the EEF2KMT gene encoding protein-lysine N-methyltransferase EEF2KMT isoform X3, whose translation is MLRKQQTVLHPLCVKYPPSIKYRRCFLTELIKKHESTTAEPLDELYNTLADILNEKESTRCYRNYLLPTGESVTLSESEAIISQGTTGLVTWDAALHLAEWAMENSTVFSNRTVLELGSGIGFTGLAICKTCNPKAYIFSDYHHCVLKQLVENIRLNGFAVQPGTTDLIQPKSEGQEAEGKNYQQPKLIVAELDWGSVTEKQLLDLQPDVIIAADVVYDPEITASLIGMLQKLSTFRADGKPPEVYIAFTIRNPDTYHLFQAELDKVGIGWQIIPAHSTSIFLYDTQSNVTILQLFI
- the NDUFB6 gene encoding NADH dehydrogenase [ubiquinone] 1 beta subcomplex subunit 6; translated protein: MGGFSADERLRLQQLRVLRRRWLRDQELSEREPVLPRRQPGPVAAFWERFLQPGGLWRQRVFRAYQAGGFLVAQVLIPAWLVHYYVKYHVMRAPYGIVSSNPAIFPGDRILETGEVIPPLKDESAGHH